A genomic window from Paucibacter sp. KCTC 42545 includes:
- a CDS encoding ABC transporter permease, with protein sequence MRTEDKNTPNKPASGLWRNFRVVFFKEVIDALRDRRTLLRLMVPAVLMGPLMLLAISGLISSLETRADKREILVAGMEHAPTLRNYIERQTYTIKEAPKDYEAGLRANTLLEPVLVIGKDFEQDLLHGEQPTVELVSDSANQRAGAGMAPIQRLLSGFNRERASLNLALRGVSTELLQPLLVEERDLASTQARAARITGMIPMFIIMAVLYGALTSALDSTAGERERGSLEPLLMNPVQQFALVLGKWGAVACLGLAVAMLANLSFLPAQWLLGNDSLQAMFQFGSYEVLVFFLLQLPLAAGIGALLMAMAIRTKSFKEAQASSTLVITLVALAPMVSLLNPGGDAPWYLWVPGLSQNTLMMLVLKGEALTAAQVLPGVLVGLLLTVTSLIFVARSMRGAVAK encoded by the coding sequence ATGAGGACCGAGGACAAGAACACCCCCAACAAACCGGCCAGCGGCCTCTGGCGCAACTTCCGCGTCGTGTTCTTCAAAGAGGTGATCGACGCCTTGCGCGACCGCCGCACCCTGCTGCGCCTGATGGTGCCCGCCGTGCTGATGGGGCCGCTGATGCTGCTGGCAATTTCGGGCCTGATCTCCTCGCTGGAAACCCGTGCCGACAAGCGCGAGATTCTGGTGGCCGGCATGGAGCACGCCCCCACCCTGCGCAACTACATCGAACGCCAGACCTACACCATCAAGGAAGCACCCAAAGACTACGAGGCCGGCTTGCGCGCCAACACCTTGCTGGAGCCGGTGCTGGTGATCGGCAAGGATTTTGAGCAAGACTTGCTGCACGGCGAGCAACCCACGGTGGAGCTGGTGAGCGACAGCGCCAACCAGCGCGCCGGCGCGGGCATGGCGCCGATCCAGCGCCTGCTCAGCGGCTTCAACCGCGAACGCGCCTCGCTCAATCTGGCCCTGCGCGGCGTCTCCACCGAGCTGCTGCAGCCGCTGCTGGTGGAGGAACGTGACCTGGCCAGCACCCAGGCGCGCGCCGCGCGCATCACCGGCATGATCCCCATGTTCATCATCATGGCGGTCTTGTACGGCGCGCTAACGTCCGCCCTCGACAGCACCGCGGGTGAGCGCGAACGCGGCTCGCTGGAGCCACTGCTGATGAACCCGGTGCAGCAGTTCGCCCTGGTGCTGGGCAAATGGGGCGCGGTGGCCTGTTTGGGTCTGGCGGTGGCCATGCTGGCCAACCTCAGCTTTTTGCCGGCGCAGTGGCTCTTGGGCAATGACAGCCTGCAAGCCATGTTCCAGTTCGGCAGCTACGAGGTGCTGGTGTTCTTCTTGCTGCAGCTGCCGCTGGCGGCGGGCATTGGCGCCTTGCTGATGGCCATGGCGATTCGCACCAAGAGCTTCAAGGAGGCGCAGGCCAGCAGCACCCTGGTGATCACCTTGGTGGCGCTGGCACCCATGGTCAGCCTGCTCAACCCGGGCGGTGACGCGCCCTGGTATCTGTGGGTGCCGGGCCTGTCGCAGAACACCTTGATGATGCTGGTGCTCAAGGGCGAGGCACTGACCGCCGCCCAGGTGCTGCCCGGCGTGCTGGTGGGCTTGTTGCTCACGGTGACCAGCCTGATCTTTGTGGCGCGCTCGATGCGCGGCGCGGTAGCCAAGTAG
- the gstA gene encoding glutathione transferase GstA — translation MKLYYSPGACSLSPHIALREAGLPFELVLASTKTKKLADGSDFYAINSKGSVPVLELDNGERLTEGPAIVQYIADQAPAAKLAPANGSWERYRLQEWLNFITSELHKGFSPLFNPATGEEHKALARTQLASKLAWVNAQLEGKQYLMGDEFSVADAYLFVVSNWGQYVGVEVAGLPNLVALRARVAARPAVVEAMKAEGLIK, via the coding sequence ATGAAGCTCTATTACAGCCCCGGCGCCTGCTCCCTGTCTCCCCATATCGCTCTGCGTGAAGCGGGCCTGCCCTTTGAATTGGTGCTGGCCAGCACCAAGACCAAGAAGCTGGCCGACGGCAGCGACTTCTATGCCATCAACTCCAAGGGCTCGGTGCCTGTGCTGGAGTTGGACAATGGCGAGCGCCTGACCGAAGGCCCGGCCATCGTGCAATACATCGCCGATCAGGCCCCCGCCGCCAAGCTGGCGCCGGCCAATGGCAGCTGGGAGCGCTATCGCCTGCAGGAGTGGCTCAACTTCATCACCTCCGAGCTGCACAAGGGCTTTTCGCCCCTGTTCAACCCGGCTACCGGCGAAGAGCACAAGGCCCTGGCGCGCACGCAGCTGGCCAGCAAGCTGGCTTGGGTGAACGCGCAGCTGGAAGGCAAGCAGTACCTGATGGGCGATGAGTTCAGCGTGGCCGACGCTTATCTGTTCGTGGTCAGCAACTGGGGCCAGTATGTCGGCGTGGAAGTCGCTGGCCTGCCGAATCTGGTGGCCTTGCGCGCCCGCGTGGCCGCCCGCCCCGCGGTGGTCGAGGCGATGAAGGCCGAAGGCCTGATCAAGTAA
- a CDS encoding MaoC family dehydratase — protein sequence MPTYAFEDFTPGRVFEFGGRIVDREEGLRFAAAYDPQPLHLDEAAADASVLGGLSVSGWHTCAMVMRMMCDAYLLDSTSQGSPGIDNLRWLKPVRPGDTLHVRMTVQEARPSNSRPQIGLVRSLWAVFNQHDEQVLSMEGWGMFGRRAGAAA from the coding sequence ATGCCGACCTATGCCTTTGAAGACTTCACGCCCGGACGCGTTTTTGAGTTCGGTGGCCGCATCGTCGACCGCGAGGAGGGCCTGCGCTTCGCCGCCGCCTACGACCCGCAGCCTCTGCATCTGGACGAGGCCGCGGCCGACGCGTCGGTGCTGGGGGGCTTATCGGTCAGCGGCTGGCACACCTGCGCCATGGTGATGCGCATGATGTGCGACGCCTACCTACTCGACTCCACCTCCCAAGGCTCACCCGGCATCGACAACCTGCGCTGGTTGAAGCCGGTGCGCCCCGGTGACACCTTGCATGTGCGCATGACCGTGCAAGAGGCACGCCCCAGCAATAGCCGCCCGCAAATCGGCCTGGTGCGCAGCCTCTGGGCTGTGTTCAATCAGCACGATGAGCAGGTGCTGAGCATGGAAGGCTGGGGGATGTTCGGGCGACGCGCTGGCGCGGCAGCTTGA
- a CDS encoding ABC transporter ATP-binding protein: protein MIEIENVSKQFVAPGGSGRGGKQGLLVGLGLKRVPKQIVHAVSNVTVIAPSGLITGLLGANGAGKTTTLRMLGGLFQPDSGRITVDGIAVASQPREALARMGILGDAHGLYPRLTARENIIYFGRLQGMEEDAASARAAELARLLDMTHILDRRAEGFSQGERMKTALARALVHDPANIVLDEPTNGLDVLATRSLREALRHLRSAAGGNKTIIFSTHIMQEVEQLCEHVVVVAKGRSVAEGSVPELLDLAGERRFEDAFVKLAFGNSEEVAA from the coding sequence ATGATCGAGATCGAAAACGTCAGCAAACAGTTCGTTGCCCCCGGTGGCTCGGGTCGCGGCGGCAAGCAAGGCCTGCTCGTGGGCCTAGGTCTGAAGCGCGTGCCCAAGCAGATCGTGCATGCGGTCAGCAATGTGACGGTGATCGCGCCCAGCGGCCTCATCACCGGTTTGCTGGGTGCCAACGGCGCCGGCAAGACCACCACCTTGCGCATGCTCGGTGGCCTATTCCAACCCGACAGCGGGCGCATCACGGTGGACGGCATCGCCGTGGCCAGCCAGCCGCGCGAAGCGCTGGCCCGCATGGGCATTCTGGGCGACGCCCACGGCCTCTACCCGCGCCTGACGGCGCGCGAGAACATCATCTACTTCGGCCGCCTGCAAGGCATGGAGGAAGACGCTGCCAGCGCCCGTGCCGCTGAACTGGCGCGTTTGCTCGACATGACGCACATTCTGGATCGCCGCGCCGAGGGCTTCAGCCAGGGCGAGCGCATGAAGACCGCGCTGGCCCGCGCCCTGGTGCATGACCCCGCCAACATCGTGCTGGACGAGCCCACCAATGGCCTCGATGTGCTGGCCACCCGTTCGCTGCGCGAGGCGCTGCGGCATCTGCGCTCCGCCGCTGGCGGCAACAAGACCATCATTTTTTCGACCCACATCATGCAAGAGGTGGAACAGCTGTGCGAGCACGTGGTGGTGGTGGCCAAGGGCCGCAGCGTGGCCGAGGGCTCGGTGCCCGAGCTGCTGGACTTGGCGGGTGAGCGCCGCTTCGAAGACGCGTTCGTGAAACTGGCTTTTGGCAATTCTGAAGAGGTGGCCGCATGA
- a CDS encoding HlyD family secretion protein — translation MLFRPEALAGQEQKGWLGQVQVLPPLSLQLLTAAAVGSLFLVGVFLSTAEYTRKARVSGYLVPDRGVLRINAPQTATVLSRLVSEGQQVKQGDVLFVLALDSASQAPEDIAKNLSARQQSLGQTAEQQQRLLETQQSALAQRRLGLQRELRQLQDERALHAERLSLAAEALARLEALKNDQFISTAQVQSKREELLGLRAQAQALERQREALQRDLEAVDAQARELPLRSQVLQGEISRDLAALQQQGLETEGRRRLVLRAPSDGVVSTLQAEPGQSVSSAAPLASLLPAQTQMLAQLFAPSSAVGFVRAQQAVQLRYQAFPYQKFGQQSGSVLQVSRTPLSPAELAGLNLPAALSQGPGSEPLYRITVKLDRQTVSAYGQAQPLAAGMQLDADVMLERRRLIEWIFEPILSLAQRV, via the coding sequence ATGCTTTTCAGACCCGAAGCCCTGGCTGGCCAAGAACAAAAAGGCTGGCTGGGTCAGGTGCAAGTCCTGCCACCGCTGTCGCTCCAACTGCTCACCGCTGCGGCCGTGGGCAGTTTGTTCTTGGTCGGCGTGTTTTTAAGCACGGCCGAATACACCCGCAAGGCGCGGGTCAGCGGCTATTTGGTGCCCGACCGCGGCGTCTTGCGCATCAATGCGCCGCAAACTGCCACCGTGCTGAGCCGGCTGGTGAGCGAAGGTCAGCAGGTCAAGCAAGGGGATGTGCTGTTTGTGCTGGCCCTGGACAGCGCCAGCCAGGCGCCGGAAGACATCGCCAAAAACCTCAGCGCCCGCCAGCAAAGCCTGGGGCAGACGGCCGAACAGCAACAGCGCTTGCTGGAAACCCAGCAAAGCGCCCTGGCGCAGCGGCGCCTGGGCTTGCAGCGCGAGTTGCGCCAGTTGCAGGACGAGCGCGCCCTGCATGCCGAACGCCTGAGCCTGGCCGCCGAGGCGCTGGCTCGGCTGGAGGCCTTGAAGAACGATCAATTCATCTCCACCGCCCAAGTGCAAAGCAAGCGCGAGGAATTGCTGGGCCTGCGCGCCCAAGCCCAAGCCTTGGAGCGCCAACGCGAAGCGCTGCAGCGTGATCTGGAAGCGGTAGATGCCCAAGCACGAGAGTTGCCGCTGCGCAGCCAGGTGCTGCAGGGCGAGATCAGCCGTGACCTCGCCGCCTTGCAGCAGCAGGGGCTGGAAACGGAAGGCCGGCGCCGCTTGGTGCTGCGCGCGCCCAGCGACGGCGTTGTGTCCACCTTGCAGGCCGAGCCGGGCCAAAGCGTCAGCAGCGCGGCGCCGCTGGCCAGCTTGCTGCCGGCGCAAACGCAGATGCTGGCGCAGCTGTTCGCGCCCTCCAGCGCGGTCGGTTTTGTGCGTGCGCAGCAGGCGGTGCAGCTGCGCTATCAAGCTTTTCCCTATCAAAAATTCGGTCAGCAAAGTGGCAGCGTGCTGCAGGTCTCACGCACACCGCTGAGCCCGGCCGAGCTGGCCGGCTTGAACCTGCCCGCCGCGCTGAGCCAAGGCCCGGGCAGCGAGCCGCTGTACCGCATCACCGTCAAGCTGGACCGGCAAACCGTGTCGGCTTACGGCCAGGCCCAGCCCTTGGCCGCCGGCATGCAGCTGGATGCCGATGTGATGCTGGAACGGCGCCGCCTGATCGAGTGGATTTTTGAGCCCATCTTGAGCCTTGCCCAACGTGTCTGA
- a CDS encoding thioredoxin family protein yields the protein MTLNKPLSSLSRASCLALAALFGAAALPAHATLTQAPGVAWAEAGADADIERAFAQARGDNKPLLLYWGAKWCPPCNQLKATLFNRQDFIEQSRAFVAVHIDGDSPGAQKLGTRFKVRGYPTMILFSADGQELTRLPGEIDAPQVLKVMQLGLAGGRPVKTVLADARAGKKLSVNEWRLLGFYSWETDQGQLLPAAEVTPLLAQLATQAQAVDPETATRLWLKSLSANDDGKNELKDQTAQRARLAKVLASPAESRALADVLSNGAADIVKSLSPQAGAERTTLLGQFDSSLKRFEADTSLSRADRLQALQARVDLARLDLPKTELYPKLNAGLVKDVKEQAARADREISDGYERQAVISSAAHLLGQAGQWQDSDALLKAGLAKSHSPYYLMSGLASNAKKLGKKDEALRWSEEAFNKSEGPATRLQWGANYVSTLIELNPQDSARIEKTAAQLFSEAAQDKGAFYERSARSLQKVGTSLTQWNAKGQYEPSLKRLRSQLDGICPKVDAADKQRATCEALLTAKKG from the coding sequence ATGACGCTCAACAAGCCCTTGTCCTCCCTCTCGCGCGCCAGCTGCCTGGCCTTGGCTGCGCTGTTTGGCGCCGCCGCCCTGCCCGCGCATGCCACCCTGACGCAAGCGCCCGGCGTGGCCTGGGCCGAAGCCGGCGCGGATGCCGACATCGAGCGCGCCTTTGCCCAAGCCCGCGGCGACAACAAGCCGCTGCTGCTGTACTGGGGTGCCAAGTGGTGCCCACCTTGCAATCAGCTCAAGGCCACGCTGTTCAACCGCCAAGACTTCATCGAGCAAAGCCGCGCCTTCGTGGCCGTGCACATCGACGGTGACTCGCCCGGCGCCCAAAAGCTCGGCACCCGTTTCAAGGTGCGCGGCTACCCGACGATGATTTTGTTCAGTGCCGATGGCCAGGAACTGACCCGCCTGCCCGGCGAGATTGACGCCCCGCAGGTGCTCAAGGTGATGCAGCTGGGCCTGGCCGGTGGCCGGCCGGTGAAGACGGTGCTGGCCGACGCCCGCGCCGGCAAAAAGCTCAGCGTCAACGAGTGGCGCTTGCTGGGCTTTTACTCCTGGGAAACCGACCAGGGTCAGCTCTTGCCTGCCGCCGAAGTGACGCCTCTGCTGGCCCAATTGGCCACCCAAGCCCAGGCGGTGGACCCGGAAACGGCCACCCGCTTGTGGCTCAAGTCACTGTCCGCCAATGATGACGGCAAGAACGAGCTGAAGGACCAAACGGCGCAACGCGCCCGCCTGGCCAAGGTCTTGGCCAGCCCCGCCGAGTCGCGTGCGCTGGCCGATGTGCTGAGCAATGGCGCGGCCGACATCGTCAAGTCGCTGAGCCCGCAAGCCGGCGCTGAGCGCACCACGCTGCTGGGCCAGTTTGACAGCAGCCTGAAACGCTTCGAAGCCGACACCAGCCTGTCCCGCGCCGACCGCCTGCAAGCCCTGCAAGCCCGCGTTGACCTGGCCCGCTTGGATCTGCCCAAAACCGAGCTCTATCCCAAGCTGAACGCCGGCCTGGTGAAGGATGTGAAGGAACAAGCCGCCCGCGCTGACCGCGAAATCAGCGACGGTTACGAGCGCCAGGCCGTCATCAGCTCCGCCGCCCATCTGCTGGGCCAAGCCGGCCAGTGGCAGGACAGCGACGCCTTGCTCAAGGCCGGCCTGGCCAAGAGCCATTCGCCCTACTACCTGATGAGCGGCCTGGCCAGCAATGCCAAGAAGCTGGGCAAAAAGGACGAAGCGCTGCGCTGGTCTGAAGAGGCCTTCAACAAAAGCGAAGGCCCGGCCACGCGCTTGCAATGGGGCGCCAACTACGTCAGCACCCTGATTGAGCTGAACCCGCAAGACAGCGCCCGCATCGAGAAAACTGCCGCCCAGCTGTTCAGCGAAGCCGCCCAGGACAAGGGCGCCTTCTACGAGCGCAGCGCGCGTTCACTGCAAAAAGTGGGCACCAGCCTGACGCAGTGGAATGCCAAGGGCCAGTACGAGCCCTCGCTCAAGCGCTTGCGCAGCCAGCTCGACGGCATCTGCCCCAAGGTGGACGCCGCCGACAAGCAGCGCGCCACCTGTGAGGCGCTGCTGACGGCCAAGAAGGGCTGA
- a CDS encoding helix-turn-helix transcriptional regulator: MLQGGYQSVLEAQSRDQFRSEIIRFAQGLGFATVSATVVVDHTLGVSDFETVDNTPDSYSTHFQDRDTWRRCPVTQHCKRQSVPIIWNQTTYASCGQADLWEEQAQFGYRTGIALALHMPEGRHFMFGMDRSDPLPSNAVELTRLVADLQLFAVYAQEAAWRVVLPKSQGALSPKMHLTPRELEALRWTMDGKTAWEVGTILSISERTAVLHISNAMRKLDCTTKHQAVLKALRFGLIR, translated from the coding sequence ATGCTGCAGGGGGGTTACCAATCGGTACTCGAGGCCCAATCCCGCGACCAGTTCCGCAGCGAAATCATTCGCTTTGCGCAGGGTCTGGGTTTTGCGACGGTGTCAGCCACGGTGGTGGTCGACCATACCCTGGGCGTTTCCGACTTTGAAACGGTGGACAACACACCGGACTCCTACTCCACCCACTTCCAAGATCGCGACACTTGGCGGCGTTGCCCAGTCACTCAGCATTGCAAACGCCAAAGCGTCCCCATCATCTGGAATCAGACTACTTACGCGTCCTGCGGTCAGGCTGATCTCTGGGAAGAACAGGCACAGTTTGGCTACAGGACCGGCATCGCTCTCGCCCTCCACATGCCAGAAGGTCGGCATTTCATGTTTGGCATGGATCGGAGCGATCCGCTGCCGAGCAACGCTGTCGAGCTGACTCGGCTGGTCGCCGACTTACAACTATTTGCCGTTTACGCGCAAGAAGCGGCTTGGCGGGTAGTCTTGCCAAAATCCCAAGGTGCTTTATCGCCCAAAATGCACCTCACGCCTCGCGAGCTTGAAGCTTTGCGTTGGACGATGGACGGAAAGACCGCCTGGGAAGTCGGCACCATCCTCAGTATTTCGGAAAGAACAGCGGTTCTTCACATCAGCAATGCGATGCGAAAACTCGACTGCACGACCAAACACCAGGCGGTGCTGAAAGCACTGCGTTTCGGTCTGATCAGATAG
- a CDS encoding alpha/beta hydrolase gives MKRLARQRGRQHWTSGLLSLTMAAAAAQAATASPATTAERATTQACRVEGVPNELQCGSIKRPLDPSKPQGTQIDIHFLVVPAMARNKQPDPVLMLAGGPGQSAISVAPMVLPRLARMNNRRDLVFIDQRGTGKSAPLQCADASKLPLAEALDRAAMLKRLEQCRIELSQLPHGDLTQYSSSIAVQDFEAVRQALGAPQWNLIGGSYGTRAALEYQRQFPAQVRRTVLDGVAPPDMILPASFSVDGQAALDAMLDFCAKDKSCAQQFPQLRQEWQGLLQSLPRSISVKHPLTGQAERFTLERAQLLQAVRTPLYAPALAAALPAAIHAAHLGQFEGLLGLSGSLGSAKSMKLAEGMHFSVVCAEDVPRLAQASDKPGADFGLNDAQLYTQVCKNWPRATVPPAFYSMPPAQSPVLLLSGGADPATPPRHGERAAKALGAKAQHIVVPEAGHGVMGLGCMRELLFRFIDAKTDSAALPQDASCAIKIPRPPAFLPVQPQQQQQAAATAKEAS, from the coding sequence ATGAAAAGACTAGCCCGCCAACGCGGCCGGCAGCACTGGACGAGCGGCCTGCTGAGCCTGACGATGGCAGCAGCCGCCGCGCAGGCGGCCACAGCCAGCCCCGCCACCACCGCCGAACGCGCGACGACCCAAGCCTGCCGCGTCGAGGGCGTGCCCAACGAATTGCAATGCGGCAGCATCAAGCGCCCGCTGGACCCCAGCAAGCCGCAGGGCACGCAGATCGACATCCACTTCCTGGTGGTGCCGGCCATGGCCCGCAACAAGCAGCCCGACCCGGTGCTGATGCTGGCCGGCGGCCCCGGCCAAAGCGCCATCAGCGTGGCGCCCATGGTGCTGCCCCGCCTGGCCCGCATGAACAATCGGCGCGATCTGGTGTTCATCGACCAACGCGGCACCGGCAAGTCCGCCCCCTTGCAATGCGCCGATGCCAGCAAGCTGCCCCTGGCCGAAGCCCTGGACCGAGCCGCCATGCTCAAACGCCTGGAACAATGCAGGATTGAGTTGAGCCAGCTGCCACACGGTGATTTGACCCAGTACAGCAGCAGCATCGCCGTGCAGGACTTCGAGGCCGTGCGCCAGGCCCTCGGCGCGCCGCAGTGGAACCTGATCGGTGGCTCCTACGGCACCCGCGCGGCGCTGGAGTATCAGCGCCAGTTCCCGGCCCAGGTGCGGCGCACGGTGCTCGATGGCGTGGCCCCGCCGGACATGATCTTGCCGGCCAGCTTCTCTGTTGACGGCCAGGCCGCGCTCGACGCCATGCTGGACTTCTGCGCCAAGGACAAAAGCTGCGCGCAGCAATTCCCCCAGCTGCGCCAGGAATGGCAAGGCCTGCTGCAAAGCCTGCCGCGCAGCATCAGCGTCAAGCACCCGCTGACCGGTCAGGCCGAGCGCTTCACGCTCGAACGCGCCCAGCTGCTGCAAGCGGTGCGCACGCCGCTCTATGCACCGGCCTTGGCCGCTGCCCTGCCCGCCGCCATTCACGCCGCGCACTTGGGCCAGTTCGAGGGCTTGCTGGGTTTGAGCGGCAGCCTCGGTTCGGCCAAGAGCATGAAGCTGGCCGAAGGCATGCACTTCTCGGTGGTGTGCGCCGAAGATGTGCCGCGCCTGGCCCAAGCCAGTGACAAGCCCGGCGCCGATTTCGGCCTGAACGACGCCCAGCTCTACACCCAGGTGTGCAAGAACTGGCCGCGTGCGACTGTGCCGCCGGCCTTCTACAGCATGCCGCCAGCGCAGTCACCGGTCTTGCTGCTCAGCGGCGGCGCCGACCCCGCCACCCCGCCCCGCCACGGTGAACGCGCGGCCAAGGCCCTGGGTGCCAAGGCCCAGCACATCGTCGTGCCCGAGGCTGGCCACGGCGTGATGGGCCTGGGCTGCATGCGCGAGCTGCTGTTCCGCTTCATCGACGCCAAAACCGACAGCGCCGCCCTGCCCCAGGACGCCAGCTGCGCCATCAAGATTCCACGCCCACCTGCCTTCCTGCCCGTTCAGCCGCAGCAGCAACAACAGGCAGCCGCCACCGCCAAGGAAGCCTCATGA
- a CDS encoding PspC domain-containing protein, with protein MSISDELAKLAELHDRGTLSAEEYARAKERVLGGGSGGTAGASAGSDYFASNGMPAINEFKRSRDDRWLGGVCGGLAQLTATPTWLWRLMFSLLTICAGSGVLVYLLLWIFVPEES; from the coding sequence ATGTCCATCAGCGACGAGCTGGCCAAATTGGCCGAACTGCACGACCGTGGCACTTTGTCGGCCGAGGAATATGCGCGCGCCAAAGAGCGGGTGCTGGGCGGTGGCTCAGGCGGCACTGCGGGCGCCTCGGCAGGTTCTGACTATTTCGCGAGCAATGGCATGCCGGCCATCAACGAGTTCAAGCGCAGCCGCGACGACCGCTGGCTGGGCGGCGTGTGCGGTGGCTTGGCGCAACTCACGGCCACACCGACCTGGCTGTGGCGGCTGATGTTCAGCTTGCTGACCATCTGCGCCGGCAGCGGCGTGCTGGTCTATCTGCTGCTGTGGATTTTTGTCCCGGAAGAATCTTAG
- a CDS encoding sensor histidine kinase: protein MLLMSVLLVLATAIQGAITAQRQSNQALQDKREQAAMLAHSLAVATAELLRSDRGYIELQALIQSYASFDSVGALSILGLKGQVMAQLHRTPNATQATESKSNGAGMVLPTQPLFSAKLADDGKHLEIWQPVMAGRHLGWVKLDYDLQSLREVQAQVWRETLAVAALLVVLCMMLLHALLKRPMRALEKARRFASELADASGQTEPVEAGPIEFVELGRALNEASVLLLQQMIVLKDSMQRQQTHKAQMEAQNEQLSAIFALSRDGLLTFDQHGQVQFANRAFLDLTGLQAEELLGQTDTHLEALLLARAQDAEEFAGLAACFAPPDPLNAQKQARQTSLSLIGDRPRVLALSGQHSQSARVSRVLFVCDVTRQHELDRMKSEFLALAAHELRTPMTSIFGYVELMLEREMSEAKRQSMLARIYRQCQLMINILNELLDLARIEARGASDFKFETLDLATVVAETLNDFKPPQGREPPQLEARDAGHPPMLVCIDRQKMQQILLGTLSNAYKYSPEGGLVTVRLLQAQRPASTGKRIANGIRLGNGSDASNAAVGPEGRPHFGVQIEDRGIGLSAENLARMGERFFRVDTSGHIPGTGLGVSIARELLDLMGGHMQIESELGRGTRVTLWIKC from the coding sequence ATGTTGCTGATGTCGGTCTTGCTGGTCTTGGCCACCGCCATTCAAGGCGCCATCACCGCGCAACGGCAAAGCAATCAGGCCCTGCAGGACAAGCGCGAACAGGCCGCCATGCTGGCCCATAGTTTGGCGGTGGCCACGGCGGAATTGCTGCGCAGCGACAGAGGCTATATCGAGCTGCAAGCCTTGATTCAAAGCTATGCCAGCTTTGACAGTGTGGGCGCCTTGAGCATTCTGGGCCTCAAAGGTCAGGTGATGGCGCAGCTGCACCGAACGCCCAATGCCACCCAGGCGACCGAGAGCAAAAGCAATGGCGCCGGCATGGTGCTGCCGACCCAGCCGCTGTTCAGCGCCAAGCTCGCCGACGATGGCAAGCACCTCGAGATCTGGCAACCGGTGATGGCCGGGCGCCATTTGGGCTGGGTCAAGCTGGACTATGACTTGCAATCCCTGCGGGAAGTTCAGGCCCAGGTCTGGCGCGAGACTTTGGCAGTGGCTGCGTTGCTGGTGGTCTTGTGCATGATGCTGCTGCACGCCCTGCTGAAGCGGCCGATGCGCGCGCTGGAGAAGGCCCGCCGCTTCGCCAGTGAGCTGGCCGATGCCAGCGGCCAGACCGAACCCGTTGAGGCCGGGCCGATTGAGTTTGTGGAACTGGGCCGAGCCCTCAACGAGGCCTCGGTCTTGCTGCTCCAGCAGATGATCGTGCTGAAAGACAGCATGCAGCGCCAGCAAACCCACAAGGCGCAGATGGAGGCGCAGAACGAGCAACTGAGCGCCATCTTCGCGCTCAGCCGCGACGGCCTGCTCACCTTTGATCAGCACGGCCAGGTGCAATTCGCCAACCGCGCTTTTCTTGACTTGACCGGCTTGCAAGCCGAGGAGCTGCTGGGCCAGACCGACACGCATCTGGAAGCCCTGCTGCTGGCACGCGCCCAGGATGCCGAGGAGTTCGCCGGCCTGGCCGCCTGCTTCGCGCCGCCAGACCCACTCAATGCTCAGAAGCAAGCCCGCCAGACCAGCCTGAGCTTGATCGGCGACCGCCCGCGCGTCTTGGCGCTGAGTGGCCAGCACAGCCAATCGGCCAGGGTCAGCCGGGTCTTGTTCGTGTGTGACGTGACCCGCCAGCATGAGCTGGACCGCATGAAGTCAGAGTTCCTGGCCTTGGCTGCGCATGAGTTGCGCACGCCGATGACCAGCATTTTTGGCTACGTCGAGCTGATGCTGGAGCGCGAGATGAGCGAGGCCAAACGTCAATCCATGCTGGCGCGCATCTACCGGCAATGCCAGTTGATGATCAATATCCTCAACGAACTGCTGGACCTGGCCCGCATCGAGGCGCGCGGTGCCAGCGACTTCAAGTTCGAAACCCTGGACCTGGCGACGGTGGTGGCCGAAACGCTCAACGATTTCAAACCCCCGCAAGGCCGCGAGCCGCCCCAGCTGGAAGCGCGCGATGCCGGGCACCCGCCGATGCTGGTGTGCATCGACCGTCAGAAGATGCAGCAGATTCTGCTGGGCACCTTATCGAACGCCTACAAATACTCGCCCGAGGGCGGGCTGGTGACGGTGCGCTTGCTGCAAGCGCAGCGGCCAGCCTCCACCGGCAAGCGCATTGCCAACGGAATCCGGCTCGGCAATGGCAGTGATGCCAGTAATGCAGCTGTAGGCCCGGAAGGCCGGCCGCATTTCGGCGTGCAGATCGAGGACCGTGGCATTGGCCTCTCAGCCGAAAACCTGGCGCGCATGGGCGAGCGCTTTTTCCGTGTCGACACCTCCGGCCACATCCCCGGCACCGGCCTGGGCGTCAGCATCGCCCGCGAATTGCTGGATTTGATGGGCGGCCATATGCAGATCGAGAGCGAACTCGGCCGCGGCACTCGGGTGACGCTATGGATCAAGTGTTGA